A genomic segment from Triticum dicoccoides isolate Atlit2015 ecotype Zavitan chromosome 1A, WEW_v2.0, whole genome shotgun sequence encodes:
- the LOC119270249 gene encoding uncharacterized protein LOC119270249, with protein sequence MKTAIAAAAPLLLFLALAAMAGAVTFDATNTVPDSAGGQRFDQDVGVDYAKQVLSEASSFIWTTFNQPNPEDRRDYDSVTLAVVDNIEPVAQTSGNAIQLRAQYVAGFDEGDVKKEVKGVLYHEATHVWQWNGQGRANGGLIEGIADYVRLKADLAPTHWRPQGSGDRWDEGYDVTAKFLDYCDSLKAGFVAEMNSKLKDGYSDDYFVQILGKSVDQLWNDYKAKYPQPQG encoded by the exons ATGAAGACTGCCATTGCAGCAGCCGCTCCCCTCCTCCTATTCCTGGCCCTGGCCGCCATGGCAGGCGCCGTGACGTTCGACGCGACGAACACGGTTCCGGACTCCGCCGGCGGGCAGAGATTCGACCAGGACGTTGGCGTCGACTACGCCAAGCAGGTGCTCTCCGAGGCCTCGTCCTTCATCTGGACCACCTTCAACCAGCCCAACCCGGAAGACCGGAGGGACTACGACTCCGTCACCCTCGCTGTGGTTGACAACATCGAGCCTGTGGCCCAGACCTCCGGGAACGCTATCCAACTCCGAGCCCAGTATGTCGCCGGCTTCGACGAGGGCGACGTCAAGAAGGAG GTGAAGGGCGTGCTGTACCACGAGGCGACGCACGTGTGGCAGTGGAACGGGCAGGGCAGGGCAAACGGCGGGCTCATCGAGGGGATCGCCGACTACGTGCGGCTCAAGGCCGACCTCGCGCCGACGCACTGGCGCCCGCAGGGGAGCGGCGACCGTTGGGACGAGGGGTACGACGTGACGGCCAAGTTCCTGGACTACTGCGACTCCCTCAAGGCCGGGTTCGTGGCGGAGATGAACAGCAAGCTCAAGGACGGATACAGCGACGACTACTTCGTGCAGATCCTGGGGAAGAGCGTGGACCAGCTGTGGAACGACTACAAGGCCAAGTACCCCCAGCCCCAGGGCTGA
- the LOC119270256 gene encoding uncharacterized protein LOC119270256 — MKISMAAAAPLLLALAATAGAVTFDVTNEAASTAGGQRFDREYGAAYAKQVLSDASSFTWGIFNQPDPSDRRPADGDTVTLAVRDTDGIASTSGSTIQLSARSVGGITGDNLKEQVDGVLYHEVAHVWQWGLQEYGAHSGIFEGIADYVRLKAGYVAANWVKEGGGDRWDQGYDVTARFLDYCDSLKAGFVAEMNGKLKDGYSDDYFVQILGKSVDQLWNDYKAKYPQPQG; from the coding sequence ATGAAGATCTCCATGGCAGCAGCCGCTCCCCTCCTCCTGGCCCTCGCAGCCACGGCCGGCGCGGTCACGTTCGACGTGACGAACGAGGCGGCGAGCACGGCCGGCGGTCAGCGATTCGACCGGGAGTACGGCGCCGCCTACGCCAAGCAAGTGCTCTCCGATGCTTCCTCGTTCACCTGGGGCATCTTCAACCAGCCGGACCCCTCCGACCGCAGGCCCGCCGATGGCGACACCGTGACCCTCGCCGTCCGCGACACGGACGGCATCGCCTCCACCAGCGGCAGCACCATCCAGCTCAGCGCCCGCTCCGTTGGCGGTATTACCGGCGACAACCTCAAGGAGCAGGTGGACGGGGTGCTGTACCACGAGGTGGCGCACGTATGGCAGTGGGGGCTGCAGGAGTACGGCGCGCACTCGGGGATCTTCGAGGGTATCGCGGACTACGTGCGGCTCAAGGCCGGGTACGTAGCGGCGAACTGGGTGAAGGAGGGGGGCGGCGACCGGTGGGATCAGGGGTACGACGTGACGGCCAGGTTCCTGGACTACTGCGACTCGCTCAAGGCCGGGTTCGTGGCGGAGATGAACGGCAAGCTCAAGGACGGCTACAGCGACGACTACTTCGTGCAGATACTGGGGAAGAGCGTGGACCAGCTGTGGAACGACTACAAGGCCAAGTACCCCCAGCCCCAGGGCTGA